The genomic interval GGTGCGGACCACTTCAGGGACCTCGGGGCGCAGCTCGTCGCGGACGCCGATCGCGGCGACCGGGACGCCGCCGCGGTGGACGATCACGACTGTCATGCCCTGCTCCTCCAGCCCCGCGACCCGGTCGCCGAGGGTCCCGGCGTCGAGCCAGCGCGGGCTGCCGACGGTGATCCGCGCGCCGGCGAGCTCGCCCTCGATGCCGTGCCCGGCCTGCTCGGTCACGCCCTCCGCCGCAGGGGCATCCGGCGCTGCGGCGGTGATCGCGGCGGCGAGGGGGTGGGTGCTGTGCTGCTCCAGAGCGGCCGCCCATGCCAGCGCCTCCGCCTCGCTCACACCGTCCACGGTGAGGACGGCGGTGACGGCGGGCTCGTTGCGGGTGAGGGTGCCGGTCTTGTCGACGGCGACGTGGCGGATCACGCCGAACCGCTCGAACGCGGCACCGGACTTGATGATCACGCCGAACTTGCTCGCCGAGCCGATCGCCGCGACCACGGTCAGCGGCACGGAGATCGCCAGTGCGCAGGGCGATGCCGCGACCAGCACGACCAGGGCGCGGGTGATCCACAGCTCCGGGTCGCCGAGCAGCGAGCCGATGATCGCGACCAGGGCGGCGAGGATCAGCACGCCCGGGACGAGAGGGCGGGCGATGCGGTCGGCGAGGCGGGCGCGGTCGCCCTTCTCCGCCTGAGCCTTCTCCACGAGGTCGACGATCGTGGTCAGTGAGTTGTCGGTGCCTGCCGCGGTCGTTTCGACCTCCAGTGCCCCGGCGGTGTTGATTGCGCCGGCGGAGACGGCATCGCCGGGTTCGACCTCGACCGGGATCGACTCCCCGGTGATCGCGGACGTGTCCAGGCTGGAACGTCCCGTGCGGACGACGCCGTCGGTCGCGATCCGCTCACCCGGCCGCACCAACATCAGCTGCCCGACAGCCAGATCCTTCGCGGCGACCTCGACCGAGACGCCGTCGCGGCGGATGGTGGCGGTCTCCGGGACGAGCTTGAGCAGTGCCCGCAGCCCGCCGCGGGCACGGTCCATCGCCTTGTCCTCCAGCGCCTCGGCGATCGAGTACAGGAATGCCAGCGCTGCGGCCTCCTCGACGTAGCCGAGGATCACCGCGCCGACCGCGCTGATGGTCATCAGCAGCCCGATGCCGAGCTTGCCCTTGAAGAGGTTCCGGATCGCGCCCGGCGTGAACGTCGACGCGCCCAGCAGCAGGCCGATCCAGAACAGCACCAGCGCAGGGATCTCCATCCCGGACCACTCCAGCGCCAGACCGGTGAGGAACGCCACACCGGAGAAGACCGGGACCATGATCCCGCGGTCCCGCCACCAGGGGCGCTCCGCCTCCTCGGCCTCTTCGCCGACTGCGGTCTCAGGCTCGTCGTGCTCGCAGCCGCACGCCGCGCTCACGCGCCCGCTCCCGTCCCGCAGCAGCCCGGCACCGTGCACGAAGCGTCCATGCAGGGCGCGTGCTCGTCCACCGCGAGCGTCACGTCCACCAGCGCGGTCAGCGCCGCCGCGAGGTGCGGGTCCGCGATCTCGTAGCGCGTCTGCCGCCCTTCCGGCTCGGCGACCACGATGCCGCAGTCGCGCAGGCAGGTCAGGTGGTTCGAGACGTTCGAGCGGGTCAGCTCCAGCTCACGCGAGAGCACCGCCGGGTAGCTGGGGCCGTCGAGCAGGGTCATCAGTATCCGGGAGCGCGTCGGGTCCGCCATGGCCCGGCCGAGCCGGTTCATGACGTCGAGACGTGGAGCAATGGTCAGCATGCACTGATCATACAGTGTTGACTGAACTAATCCCAGGATGAATAGTGCACCATGCGACATTCGGCCCTACCAGTAACCCCGCGGGCGCGCAGCAGCAGCCCGGCGTTTTCGAGCGCGCCGAGGACGCGGACGATGCTGGTGGTGTTGCAGGACACCACCCGGGTCAGGTCCCGGCCGAGCGCGGTGGCGTAGTTGGCCTGGGCGACGAAGGAGTGCCCGGTGGTCGAGTGCGCTTCCCCGCCCTGCACGATCACCTTTACTCCCGCCGCCTGGTAGCGGGGCAGGTTTCCGGCGGCGACGTGCTTGGGGGTCGTATCGAC from Microbacterium aurum carries:
- a CDS encoding heavy metal translocating P-type ATPase, which gives rise to MSAACGCEHDEPETAVGEEAEEAERPWWRDRGIMVPVFSGVAFLTGLALEWSGMEIPALVLFWIGLLLGASTFTPGAIRNLFKGKLGIGLLMTISAVGAVILGYVEEAAALAFLYSIAEALEDKAMDRARGGLRALLKLVPETATIRRDGVSVEVAAKDLAVGQLMLVRPGERIATDGVVRTGRSSLDTSAITGESIPVEVEPGDAVSAGAINTAGALEVETTAAGTDNSLTTIVDLVEKAQAEKGDRARLADRIARPLVPGVLILAALVAIIGSLLGDPELWITRALVVLVAASPCALAISVPLTVVAAIGSASKFGVIIKSGAAFERFGVIRHVAVDKTGTLTRNEPAVTAVLTVDGVSEAEALAWAAALEQHSTHPLAAAITAAAPDAPAAEGVTEQAGHGIEGELAGARITVGSPRWLDAGTLGDRVAGLEEQGMTVVIVHRGGVPVAAIGVRDELRPEVPEVVRTLATQGIGVTMLTGDNARTARALAAHAGIDDVRAELRPEDKAAAIAELGAKGPVAMIGDGINDAPALAAADIGIAMGATGSDAAIESADVAFTGHDLRLLPRAFAHARRGRHIINQNIILSLLIITALLPLALFGVLGLAAVVLVHEIAEVIVILNGLRAASTRKAST
- the cmtR gene encoding Cd(II)/Pb(II)-sensing metalloregulatory transcriptional regulator CmtR → MLTIAPRLDVMNRLGRAMADPTRSRILMTLLDGPSYPAVLSRELELTRSNVSNHLTCLRDCGIVVAEPEGRQTRYEIADPHLAAALTALVDVTLAVDEHAPCMDASCTVPGCCGTGAGA
- a CDS encoding type II glyceraldehyde-3-phosphate dehydrogenase; translated protein: MDRIRVGVNGYGVIGKRVADAVHAQPDMHLVGVADIVTDWRIQSAVPRLPVFAATPDAHSGMVDTGIRPEGTLDDLLAQSDVIVDTTPKHVAAGNLPRYQAAGVKVIVQGGEAHSTTGHSFVAQANYATALGRDLTRVVSCNTTSIVRVLGALENAGLLLRARGVTGRAECRMVHYSSWD